A single window of Chloracidobacterium thermophilum B DNA harbors:
- the uppP gene encoding undecaprenyl-diphosphatase UppP gives MSILQAILLGIVQGLTEFLPISSTAHLILVSKLLQLDQKLTPEQLTGFVAFIQLGTVLALIVYFFPDLWNIARGFLTDNLAWLQERRELGERARLGWLIVIGSFPVIVFGFGFRKIIEGVLTKNLYVIAGALVGLAVFLVVAEVVGSRRLKLSDLTWWHALLIGCGQALALIPGASRSGTTITAGLLLGLDRATAARFSFLLCVPALTGAGLLQFVREVKDFDPTMLLATVVATVVSGITGYAAIAFLLYFLKTHSMLVFVVYRLVLGGLLFFLLVTQRIAPV, from the coding sequence ATGTCCATCCTGCAAGCCATTCTTCTTGGTATCGTCCAGGGGCTGACTGAGTTTTTGCCCATCAGCAGTACAGCCCATCTGATTCTCGTCAGCAAGCTGCTTCAGCTTGACCAAAAGCTGACGCCGGAGCAGTTGACCGGCTTTGTGGCTTTTATCCAGTTGGGTACGGTCCTGGCCCTGATTGTCTATTTCTTCCCGGACTTGTGGAACATTGCCCGGGGCTTCCTGACCGACAACCTGGCCTGGCTGCAGGAGCGGCGGGAACTGGGTGAACGGGCCCGACTGGGATGGCTGATTGTCATCGGGTCGTTTCCGGTCATCGTGTTCGGGTTCGGATTCAGGAAAATCATCGAGGGGGTGCTGACGAAAAACCTGTACGTCATTGCCGGGGCGCTGGTCGGTCTGGCGGTGTTTCTGGTCGTGGCTGAAGTTGTGGGATCACGCCGCCTCAAGCTGTCTGACCTCACCTGGTGGCATGCCCTGCTCATTGGCTGCGGACAGGCGCTGGCGCTCATTCCGGGCGCTTCGCGTTCCGGCACGACCATCACTGCCGGCCTGCTGCTGGGGCTTGACCGCGCCACTGCCGCCCGCTTTTCGTTTCTGCTGTGCGTTCCGGCCCTGACCGGCGCCGGGCTGTTGCAGTTTGTTCGGGAAGTCAAGGACTTCGATCCGACGATGCTGCTGGCGACGGTTGTTGCCACGGTTGTATCCGGCATCACCGGATATGCCGCCATTGCCTTTCTGCTCTACTTTCTCAAGACGCACAGCATGCTGGTTTTTGTGGTCTATCGGCTTGTTTTGGGCGGACTGCTGTTCTTTCTGCTGGTTACCCAGCGGATCGCTCCGGTTTGA
- a CDS encoding transglycosylase SLT domain-containing protein yields MKALFSRLQSRWRTWLQPLPLRIGVGGLVLIAGLALGGSFTVRHCLHAATPQERTAALTELRQAVARAGNQPPDSLLASFERRYPDSEAAALARFRRGYDNYQQRNYATAVSLLDTPLIGEFSRLGDYGLYYLGKAQFDSGQFQAAQATLAQVGRRYPQSLLARAATLQAGRAAAVRRDVPGVEQVLQPLLDKGDGNALAILTLAYHTAGRLEDAQRTWRRIITEAPDSLTQDEVQNARQALFPDPATAAAAVRVTDADGLRRRANRLYEARQYTAAAEDFTQLATLDPTALQSDEARLRYGISLYFAQKLAPAATQLAAVSSQDKPRHAEALFYLSEVQRRSGSTSYPATVERLLTLYPTSPRAGEALENLAQWAEKRGSGNYYERLIRQYPERKAGQRWHFRRAWTLHQQGSYAAALPLLLDHVALFPASDYKGMAAYWAARNLERTGRNTEAKVLYEAIVRRYRYGYYGQQAANRLAALRSVPAAQLPVQHPVMRAVAGLPPARPLPETLGSEGEAWLERASQLRIIGLMDFALEEMEAARQTAPTSPKVALEMARVYRDLGQPNRAVQALQRAHPEYLAYQGDEISREEWEIFFPLREWETIQQEARANGLDPFIVAGLIRQESVFDANARSRANAIGLMQLLPSTGRLVANKKGTGPITADQLYNPRLNIVLGTSYLADMCRQFGRYEYAFAAYNAGPGRVVNWLKTLPTAELDVWIDAIPITETRLYVQGVLRNTAHYRRLYGSGNRD; encoded by the coding sequence ATGAAAGCATTGTTCTCACGGCTTCAGTCACGTTGGCGTACCTGGTTGCAGCCACTGCCGCTCAGGATTGGCGTCGGTGGACTCGTATTGATCGCCGGACTTGCCCTTGGTGGCAGTTTCACAGTGCGGCACTGCCTGCACGCCGCCACGCCCCAGGAACGCACGGCTGCCCTCACCGAACTCCGTCAGGCAGTGGCGCGCGCCGGCAATCAGCCGCCCGACAGCCTTCTTGCCAGCTTCGAGCGCCGTTATCCAGACTCTGAAGCTGCGGCTCTGGCCCGTTTTCGCCGGGGCTATGACAACTACCAGCAACGCAACTACGCCACCGCAGTCAGCCTGCTCGACACGCCACTCATTGGCGAGTTCAGCCGTTTGGGTGACTATGGGTTGTATTACCTGGGCAAAGCCCAGTTTGACAGCGGCCAGTTCCAGGCCGCGCAGGCAACCTTGGCGCAAGTCGGCAGACGCTATCCGCAATCCCTGCTGGCCCGTGCCGCCACACTCCAGGCCGGGCGGGCTGCCGCCGTCCGGCGCGATGTGCCGGGTGTTGAGCAGGTGCTCCAACCTCTGCTTGACAAAGGGGATGGCAATGCCCTGGCCATTCTGACCCTGGCATACCACACGGCCGGCCGTCTGGAAGACGCCCAGCGCACCTGGCGGCGCATCATCACCGAAGCGCCGGACAGCCTGACCCAGGACGAAGTCCAAAATGCCCGGCAGGCATTGTTCCCTGATCCGGCGACGGCGGCTGCCGCGGTGCGTGTCACAGACGCCGACGGACTGCGCCGACGCGCCAACCGGCTCTATGAAGCCAGGCAATACACGGCCGCTGCCGAAGACTTCACCCAACTGGCGACGCTTGACCCAACTGCACTCCAAAGTGATGAAGCCCGCCTGCGGTACGGCATCAGCCTCTACTTTGCCCAGAAGTTGGCTCCGGCGGCAACCCAGCTTGCGGCCGTCAGCAGTCAGGACAAACCGCGCCACGCCGAAGCGTTGTTTTACCTTTCCGAAGTCCAGCGGCGGAGCGGCAGCACCAGCTATCCGGCCACGGTGGAGCGGCTGCTGACGCTGTATCCCACTTCCCCACGCGCTGGCGAGGCGCTCGAAAACCTTGCCCAGTGGGCTGAAAAGCGCGGCAGCGGAAACTACTACGAGCGACTCATCCGGCAGTACCCTGAGCGGAAAGCCGGCCAGCGGTGGCACTTCCGGCGGGCCTGGACACTTCACCAGCAGGGCTCCTATGCGGCCGCCCTTCCGCTTCTGCTCGACCACGTGGCACTGTTTCCGGCCTCGGATTACAAAGGCATGGCCGCCTACTGGGCAGCGCGCAACCTGGAGCGCACCGGGCGCAACACCGAAGCCAAGGTACTCTACGAAGCCATTGTCCGGCGGTACCGCTATGGCTACTACGGACAGCAGGCAGCCAATCGTCTGGCGGCCCTGCGCTCCGTCCCGGCGGCGCAGCTTCCGGTGCAACATCCCGTCATGCGAGCTGTTGCCGGCTTGCCGCCGGCCCGTCCGCTCCCGGAAACCCTTGGCAGCGAAGGCGAAGCCTGGCTGGAACGGGCCTCCCAGCTTCGGATCATCGGGCTGATGGATTTTGCCCTCGAAGAAATGGAAGCGGCGCGTCAGACGGCGCCCACGTCACCCAAAGTCGCACTCGAAATGGCCCGCGTGTACCGCGACCTCGGCCAACCCAACCGCGCCGTGCAGGCGTTGCAGCGCGCCCACCCGGAGTATCTCGCCTACCAAGGCGATGAAATCAGCCGCGAAGAATGGGAAATCTTCTTTCCGTTGCGCGAGTGGGAAACCATCCAGCAGGAAGCCAGGGCCAATGGACTTGACCCCTTCATCGTCGCCGGCCTCATCCGCCAGGAGTCGGTCTTTGACGCCAACGCCCGCTCACGCGCCAACGCCATCGGTCTGATGCAACTGCTCCCCTCGACCGGACGGCTCGTGGCCAACAAAAAAGGCACCGGACCCATTACGGCTGACCAGCTCTACAATCCCAGGCTCAACATCGTGCTGGGCACCAGCTACCTGGCCGACATGTGCCGCCAGTTCGGGCGCTATGAATATGCCTTCGCAGCCTACAACGCCGGGCCGGGTCGGGTTGTCAACTGGCTCAAGACCCTGCCTACCGCTGAGCTTGATGTCTGGATTGATGCCATCCCGATTACCGAAACCCGGCTGTATGTTCAGGGTGTCCTGCGCAATACCGCCCATTACCGCCGGCTTTACGGCTCAGGCAACCGGGATTGA